From a region of the Malania oleifera isolate guangnan ecotype guangnan chromosome 12, ASM2987363v1, whole genome shotgun sequence genome:
- the LOC131144960 gene encoding two-pore potassium channel 3-like, which yields MEKEPLLPYLSPRRKAPPPPPPLCPLPENNEVSVPISLTPSELKERLIFGPSSSSPQDPSPLLADVLAQTLNSPRPSSSSTPIFQDPKQHEQQPQQQSWLTDPNISCKKGSLHRSKTAPAMAVINDFKHPSIPKPQFASQSIVRQACILLVMYLSLGVIIYSFNRENYSAIETNPVVDALYFCIVTMCTIGYGDITPNSTSTKLFSILFVLVGFGFVDILLSGMVSYVLDLQENYLLRSVKAGREQDAAGSYIIDVKKGRMRIRMKVAVALGVVVLCIGIGVAVMHFVESLGWLDSFYLSVMSVTTVGYGDRAFKSLPGRIFASVWLLVSTLAVARAFLYLAEARVDKRHRTMAKWVLGQDMTVAQFLAADIDNDGFVSKSEYVVYKLKEMEKVSEKDILQICQNFDRLDVGNCGKITLADLMESHQ from the exons ATGGAGAAAGAGCCCCTCCTCCCGTATCTTAGCCCCAGAAGAAAAGCACCCCCGCCGCCGCCGCCTCTCTGTCCTCTACCGGAGAACAATGAGGTTTCTGTCCCTATCTCTCTCACTCCATCAGAGCTCAAAGAGCGTCTCATCTTTggcccttcttcttcttctccccaaGATCCCTCTCCGCTCCTTGCTGATGTCCTTGCCCAAACCTTAAACTCCCCGCGACCGTCCTCTTCCTCAACACCCATTTTTCAGGACCCAAAGCAACATGAACAGCAACCGCAACAGCAGTCGTGGCTAACGGATCCCAATATATCATGTAAGAAGGGCAGTCTCCACCGCTCCAAAACTGCGCCGGCCATGGCCGTAATCAACGATTTCAAGCATCCCTCCATCCCGAAACCGCAATTTGCTTCGCAGTCAATTGTTCGGCAGGCATGTATTCTCTTGGTTATGTATTTGTCACTTGGTGTGATAATTTATTCATTCAATCGGGAAAATTACTCTGCGATTGAGACCAACCCAGTAGTTGATGCATTGTACTTTTGTATTGTTACCATGTGTACAATTGGGTATGGTGATATAACTCCTAACAGTACGTCCACTAAGCTGTTTTCCATATTGTTCGTCTTGGTGGGGTTCGGATTTGTTGATATTTTGCTTAGTGGGATGGTCAGCTATGTGCTTGATTTGCAAGAGAATTATCTTCTTAGAAGTGTGAAGGCTGGGAGAGAGCAGGACGCAGCAGGATCATATATAATTGATGTGAAGAAGGGGAGAATGAGGATTCGTATGAAAGTGGCAGTGGCACTGGGGGTTGTGGTTCTTTGTATTGGAATTGGTGTGGCTGTTATGCATTTTGTGGAGAGCCTTGGGTGGTTGGATTCATTTTATCTTTCAGTCATGTCGGTTACCACAGTTGGGTATGGTGATAGGGCATTTAAGTCTTTGCCTGGTCGTATTTTTGCTTCGGTTTGGTTGCTTGTGTCAACGCTTGCAGTTGCTCGAGCATTTCTTTACTTAGCTGAGGCAAGAGTTGATAAGCGGCATCGGACGATGGCAAAATGGGTGCTTGGTCAGGATATGACTGTTGCTCAGTTTCTTGCTGCTGACATTGATAACGATGGTTTTGTGAG TAAATCCGAATATGTTGTTTACAAGCTTAAGGAGATGGAGAAGGTGTCGGAGAAAGACATTTTGCAGATCTGCCAGAACTTTGATAGGCTAGATGTGGGCAACTGTGGAAAGATTACTCTTGCTGATCTCATGGAGAGTCATCAGTGA